The DNA window AACCAAAGACATTACCCTTATTACTGTACAATGAAATCTATTTTAGAAGTAAGTATTAAACGTTGTTTTTAAGGCTGGCTATGGCACAAACCTTTTAATGCCAGTTTCAGTAGAGTAACTTTGTTCTAATGCTCTTCTAAACAACATCTTGAAGGTTTAAAATAATGACTTTTCACAAAAGTTTTTTTAGATTCAACAACATGAGCCGAAGTTGACAAATGTGTCCATAGTTTCAATTAGTCTCCACAAAAagcagtgtgcgtgtgtgtgtgtgtgtgctgggaatAAGGAACTGGGAGTTTGGCCAGTTCCTTGAGGCCTTAAAGAGAAAGCCCTCTGTTGGATATAGAGAAACTAAACAAGAGTATCCTTCATTCAAGTAATACAGTCTGGAAACCTACCTGAACAAGATGAAGCCGATGGACTCGACAGCAGCCCGTCTGACGTCATCGTTCACGTCACTCACCTtatttaaaataagtaaaacagTCAAATCACCACAGCTAATACTGAGACTCATCAAATCCTGCAATTAACATTGTCGATGTGGCTCCGTTATGGCTCACAGTGGGAAGCACATGCTTTACCATGGCACCATCTGATAGCTTGTATAATGCACCACCTACAGGACAACATGTTGAACTGTTCACACATGTCAATTATGTTTTGTTTGCATATGAAGCCACTGAAAGATCAttgaaacatacatacatacatacatatatatatatatatatatgaatccTTATGTTATATTCTCAATCAGTTTAAGCTGCCATCTGACAAACCAGTTATTTTCCTTAGTGAAATGTAATTATTTCAGTGTTATGGTGCATCTAACAATAAGCACTGGTTTTAACAACAACTTTCATGACTTGATGGGTTCTGAACTTCAATCACAGATTCATAAAATGATCAGAACAACAATGTTGCTGATGTCTAACCCTTAAGGAAGAGTCAATGTTGAGTTTCAGCAAAACTTGAATCTTTTAACAAACATGAATCAGTAACCAAGTAATGCCAGCTACAGTTATGCAGCTCTGGCTCTTGGCATCTCTTCAATGCCAGCAAGATAAACCTGTCTCCTCTGAAAATCTGTTGTGAAGAGGAGACATAACAGGAAATACTCACAGCGACATGTAGCAGACGCCGAATGGCCTTGTTGTTCCCAGAGCCGCAGTAGGCCATTCCCACAGAGTACATTCCAGAGCGCCGCAGGATGGGGTCCTATCATTGACagtgagaggaagcagagcTTTGAGGCTTTGTGTCTGGATACAAAACCGAGATCAACATTAATTGAGTAATTTACCACATTCAGGTCTTACAGAAGGGTTTCTGGCACACAGTACAGAGGTAGAGTCTCCCATATAATAGATATACACAACCTGGTGTTGTATGAATACAGGAGTCAAAGCAATCCACATTAGAACTGGCCAACTGCAAGGTTTACGGAGTGCGATGGTTCTTTTAAACAGCTTCCcaactatttatttttccaattcaAGCTGGGGTCCTTTCATCTATAGTGTTTTTATATGTAAAAGCTGCAACAGtgccacaaaaacaaaattttgCATGTACATTTGCGCCGAGTGCATTTCAGCCTCACCTTGTCTCTGCAGAGGCTTTCAATGAGGGCATCAGCCTCCTCCATGCGTCCATACATCACCATGGCGATTCCAACTGCCAGGCCACGCAAGATCTTCTCATGCTGCGTCTCCTGAGCATAGCCAACCATGTCCTCAATGGCCTGGGCTGACTTGGAGCCCAACATGACGAGACCCAGAGCCAGACCTGCCGCTTCACCTGAGGGGTTACACATTATCATCAgcaggttttttgttttaaccCCAAATCCGAGGTTTACTCATGTATATTACTGAACTAGATTTAACAGCAAGCAATGCATGTTAGAGATGTTGCAAAATCACTACCTGTTGCATACAGGACACctttttgtcacatttgtttgACCACATATTCTTCCCCCAAAATCATTTTCAAGCCTATCAGACCTGGAAAGGTTAGGTAATTTTTTGCCAGCTGAATACTAAAAAACTACTTGGCCACCCTCCTAATCAGAAAACTTTTCAGTTCTGAGATTTTGTCAGGGCCTACACACCAGTTACAGCATCATCCTGGTACAGGTTGGATTTGAGGAGGTCGTAAACATCCTGTCTGGCTGTGCCCAAAGCAGCCAAGCCAAGGCCAAGAGCACCGCCATGACGGACGATCTGTAccgcagaagaagaaaacagaacatGAGCGATGGAACACGGAACATAAATCCACCACCTGACTGACTCAAAATAAATGGGTTTTCTCAGCTAAACACCTGAGGCACTAATGTTGTTTTCTCCttatcattatattatttatttgttctaaGTTATAACTTTATAGCGATATAGAGACCAGAGTAAATGTAAATTACAGGAATATTGAGGTTTTCTAAACTTTAACCTAATAGTGTATTTCGTTACAAGCAGCATTCAAAGTAACAAGACACTCACATCATTGCTTGCGTTCTTGAGCTGACTGAGCAGGTAGTCGATAATGTCACCACCATGGTTGGCATGAATGAGTCCCAGAGCGTACaggcctcctccttcctggtAGGCTGAGCCAGGggaagtgtctttgggcaagtAGGTGGCCATTAACTGGAGAGCCTCTTTCTCATGGCCCTGGAAAACAAagcatttaatattcaaaatgaaattgtattacatttattatatacattaaaacattttacttaGATTATACCATACCAGTATGACGGAAACTTACCTTGTGGATGACACCCAGACTTGCTGTTGCTGTGAACTTTGCCCAGTTGGTGGCTCTTGCAAGCCATTCTAAGTTTTCTCtaagaaatataaaacaaaaacctttaGACCTAACATCACTTGGAGTATATACGTTTCTCAGTCGCTTTGTGCAATGTGTGAAATTGATTGTTGTTCCTCGTTTGGTTGAAGCTATACAGTTACCTGAGGAACTGGTCACTTGTTGTTCCTGTGTGCATGAAAGAGTTGGCTATTACTGTGGCTGTGTGGCACACAGAATTTCGGACTGCGTCCTAGAGTGATGGAAAAAGGAAATTGAATGAAGTTGCTTTAACAGCCCATTGAGTAGTTAATTTGACCATGTAAACAATAATTTGGACGTTCATCTACTTACCTTTGTGTTTTTGAGAATCATTAGATCTGTATTGTTGTTTCGAATTAGAAACTGCAAGTGCAGCTCAATGGCCATCTCCCCGCTGAGGATTTTGATCATCTTGGCATTCTGGTCTTTGGGCTCATctttctgaaaaacacacaaacagccaaaTAAGAGTTGCTCTGTgtggaaaaaactaaataaatcacaaacagcTGGTATCACAAAAGTTTGGATGTACAATCCAACCCAAAGATCTTACCgtttctactggctttccagcAGGGGAGCTCCCGGCTTTGTCATCTGTCTCCATTGCATCACTGTAACACAGGAAAAAGACTTATGAGTATTGAATCACCTAATTTGAAGTTACTAATATAAACAAGTGTTTTTTGAGTTTTAAATTAGTATCTGAGGTCCCTAATAACTTGACTATACTTAAAAAGGCAAAATATGTCAATACAGACTGATAATGTCTGGACTTGTGTTTCGGTACCCACTGCTGGTGAACCTGAGTTCCACATGGTGCTTCAACATAGGTATTggtgtgttattgttttctaTCCCTGCCCACCTGTCTTTGTCAGGCGTTGGCACAGTTCCTGTATTTGTAGAGCCAGGTACAGCGGGAATCGGTGTTCCAACAGTCCTTAGGTTCTGgatgacagaggagaggaattGCTGGCTGGCACTCTCGTACAGGTCAAAGCAGATCTGATAGGCCATCAGCAGGTTGTCCTCCTTCACTAGCTTCTCCAGGATGTCGCTCACAGCCTGTGGGTCATCCAGGAATATCAGGCACTAGAGAGACGAGGACAAAAAAATATCAGATAGAGATTTTAGGTTCACACTTGATCGGAATCCAGTTTGGTAAGTAGACCAGTGAACGGCAGTAAAGAGTTGCACCAGTACCTTTTAGTCTGTTTGACTCTGGCTAACAAACAAGTCATTTTATATTTAGAGAAACTAATGATGGTCTTATCCTAATTACATTAAAGCTGCATTGCAAGAAATCAAAGACATGAACTGTTAAAAAGTGCTTTTCAATATTCCCAAACAATGAATGACTGGTtgcataatcataataattacaATCTGTTGAGTGTTTGATGTTTACCTGGCAGACATTGATGAAATCAGGCTTCTCCAAGTTCATGTAGAGCTTGACCAGCACGCGCAACACCTCATTACGGAATTTCTTGTTCTGCATTAGCGACATGCACACTTTCAGGCTGTAGGCAAGGAGCCCACTCACATCGGTCTGCATGAATAGATAAAGAAAACAGTTACTTATTTGTTTCATGACAAAGGCGGAATAATTCTGGACAGTCTGCCTCAGAAACTAAAACCTGGTCTCAAATATGCTTGTAGCAATAATGTATTCAGAGCTCAACAGTGCAACTATTTCACTTGTATTtgcaaataaaaatagaagtgtgcaaacaaacaaaacaaaagctgctAACCGATTCCAAGATGGTTTTCTCAAACATATCAAGGCGCCTGGTCTCCAAGGCGATGCCAATGGCCTGCTTGTACTTGTGATCGTCAAGGCAACGCAGAAACATCTTGTTGACAATCCCCTCGAGGCGGGGATCAatgcttttcttctcctcctcctctggcagCTCGGCATTCTCGACCCGCAGCTTGGTGTAGTGGTCAATGCATTTGGCTGGCAGACACAAAGAAAAGTGAGTCCTCATTTACTGCAGAATTCAACTACCAAGTTCAAGTCAACATCTTTTTCCATACTTAATTTATTGGCTTATTtacttcacacagacacaagagtGCCACGTTCGCAGCAGACTCAAAACAAGAGAATTGTCACATGGTCACCAAAAAAAACTGGTAAATAAggtcaagtgttttttttgggtTCTCTCACCAATGATGGTCTCCACATATTCTGAGTTGTCTGTGACATTGAAGAGTTCACCAGCACCAAGTGCGTAGTTCAGAGAATCCTCAAAGGCTCCCAGGTGGTAGAAAACCTTAGACGCCACCAAGGCAGCGAATGCTCGACTCCGAAACGTCTCATCCTCATACAAGACCTCACTGTGAGTAGAATGGTTACAGTTAACAAGAATGAAAACGTGCACAAAGAAGTGGTATTTATTCACACAATTAAATGTATATGCATCACCCAATCAGCATTAACTGTGTTTTCAATTACCCATGAGCAGTTTGTGCCCTAGAGTAGCAACTAGCAAACTACAATGCCCTGCTACATTGTGTCTGCCTCTGTAGAGGTGTGCCAATATGGGCTTGTCACCACTTATAAGGCAGGTGATACAGTGTTTGCtgtattttgatttaaaaacaaatccaggGGTGTGGCATAATGTTCCCTACTGTAAGTTTTGGAGCATCAGTTACAGTTTCCAGTCATAACGTAGTCATACTTACATTTTATCTACAGATCCAGAAATCTCAGCCCAGAAGTCATTCACAATGGAGTCGAGCTTGCGCAGAGCAAACTCCTGTAAATGAGACAGAGTTGTTTCATTTAgatcttttacattttaacttaCAGATTActcatgttttttatgaaacatttcatgGCAAGTCAGTGTCCTACAACTGATGTGCCTTTACTCGTATGTTAAATACTGGCTGGCAAGTTCTATGTTTATAAACAGCAGCGAACATGACATGAGATGAAGGTATCTCAGATTCTTTCATCTGGAGGCACCAAACCAGACCCTCATCTTACCTTGAGCTGCGGCTCTTCCTCGTCCAGGAGGGAAATAATTCCAgctaaaaagaaaggaaatcagAACTGATTGAGAGGTTCACACAAACCTTCATCTCTTTGATGACACTTGGCCCTATGTAGTCAGAACTGTATGATTTTATTAAAACCTGAGTAGATTCTTTTAAGTGTCTTAGTTATTGAATTTAAGCTAATTTAACCTGCTTTATTTATTAGGGTTTAAACTAATGATTATTAGCATAATCAATCagcaatattttctttattaatctTAAAATGTCTTCCGAACGACCAGTAATCCATAAACCGAGAGTAATGTAAAACTATGTAATCTTAGAAATACATTTGTAACAAACATGAGAGAAATGCAGGAAGAATTTTCATTTGGGAGGAAAACATTTAGGGAAAACCTAGTATCGTTTTGCAAATGATCAACAGACTAATCAAAGGTTATGTTTAATTTCCTGCTTATTCATCGTTTCATTTCCACGACAGCAGCACTAACTGTTTTTGGTCTCAGGCTCCAACGGTTACGGACCATAGATGTCAGGTGCTCATAACTGACACTTTGGTAAAGTAAATACATGGAAACGCGCTTTATTTACCGATTAAACTCCCAAACTGACAGAAAGGGCAAATGGTTGAACCTGATCGTGATTTGCAAAACTTCACTGACATCAAGCTGCATAAAAATAACCATTATCTGTTGGGGTCGTTACCAAGATGAAACCCCATTCTTTAGTTTTCATCATGATGACCGTGATATTTATTATCTGAGCAGCAGAGATCATATTTAGCACAGCTAGCATGGACGTTACAGCAACATTTCTTAAACATTCCTGTACATTGAAACTGATGCAACGGTTAAAACCATCCCCACGTTACAGTTAAACACACGGTGAAAAAGCATTTGTCCGTGATGTTAAAACATGTTTGCTAAATGTACTGTCACCGGTGAACACTGCTACATTAGCTCTGTGACTCAGCTAAATCAATGGCAGCATGCTAAAGACAAGCTAGCGAAATGAGAACAGCGACTACGACCTACCGGCAGAAGTGATCATGACTGGTTCTTTATTTCCTCCTCAGCCCCAAGAACCTGGTGCGACGGTGGAAGTTCAAGAGGTTTAACGTccgaggatgaagaagatgcCACAGTTTTATTGTCAGTCCACCGAGAATCCACAACAACCAGCCGCTAACTTCTTTTTGTCTGACACCGCAGGTCCCCTTCTAGAGGACCTCAGCTTAGCGCGGCCCTCATTTGCGCCTGACTAAAAATGCACACTGAACTATTATATTACACAATCCAAATCTTCGCTGATTGTAGCAACCTGCGTTTGCTTCATAAAGTGAAATACTGTCTGGCTGATTGTAATAGGATTTGAAAGATGATTATTTAGATATAGTAATCGGACAAATTTATGGACAGGCATTTCTGTGGTCGAAATAGACTCCCAATGTTGGGTCATGcatctgtgctgtgtgtgcaccTTAGTGAGgtcagaaaatgtatttcaaaagagaaagataacattttaaatacgTCACAGATTGAGTTTTATCTCTAAATAATTTTCgcaattatattaaaataagagGTTGTCTTTCATGTCGAAATTGTCAGTAAAGTGTACAGTAAGTGCAGgatgaatatttaattaaatttgactTAATTGATCTCGTCATACTTTTGGCCAAATGTATATATACCCAGAAAACGTTTTTGGTTTCTTCtaaatacaattaaagttaCATCTCCATTATTTTTAGACTGCAAGTAGTATAGGTGTTTGTTGTGGTGTTGCTATTTAAGCTGAGTGTTGATAATAAACCCAGGTACATGTTTGGTTTGGTGGTGCTCACATgcatcctctgtgttttcttactAAGACTCGTGACAAAAaaggaatataaaataaaacaaaaagaaaatatccatGCTGTGTAGTTTTGTAGTAAATATGGTTGTCATGCTTTAAAAGGTAATATGTGGTATTGTCATGTTGACTGACGGATGCTGCTCTCTGAATAtttagttaaaaaaatgtaGAGGAAGTCCTTCTTATCAAGAGATACACAggatggttttatttatattactgTACAGCGTGCTGGCAGTTTGCAGCCTACATTAATacataaaaaagtgaaaagcagACTATGCAGTTTCTGTTAGAGACAAGGCTATTGATACTAGCAGTCATGTAAAGGCACAAATCCTGAAAACAGAATCATAGGGTCAGTCAAAATAAGAAAAGTTGGGCCCCTTTTCACAGTTACTCCTGTTCTCTGTGCAGTTAGTACAGTTTTTCTTCACTAGATCTAGCTCCAGGTTAGATGTGCAATAAtttaacacaacagaaaatatgtaaaatgtacACATTCAGTCAGCACTGCATAAGGAACATCACACTAATACTGGTAAGGTCTCCATTTGATCTCATTCTTTTGATATCATGGTTTAAGTTGATAATTTTTGTAGATTATCATACGCATGATAGGGAACAATACTCAACATAGTTACTGGCATTCAAACCACAATTGATTTGCATCTGTTTGGCTCTAAATACGACAGGAATCATTTCCCGAAATGGTTGCACCATCACCAACAGCCAGAAATGTTGACACAAGGCAGGTTGGGTTCATGGATTCAGTGTTGATGCCAAATTCTGACTGTGGTCAAAGTCACATGATCATATTAACCTTCCGTTTCTGATGTTTTATATGAACACGATCTTATCCGCTAAACTGTGCCACATGATTGGATTAGTGTATACATTGCATTAATAACCAGGTGTACATGTGTTTCAAATAAAGTGCTCAATTCATGTATCTAAAATGAACATATTGAAAGGATCTGGAGATAGTAGATTTTGACACAGAACCCCTTTAAAAGATAGAGCTTCAATCAGGTACACTAATAAAGACCTCTATCATGTCAGCTGACACTGTGATTTAATGGGGTATTTtccaaaataaatgataatgagcacaaataaaataaattcaactATAGCACAGACCAGTTGATATACAATACGCCTGGAGTTTTGGGGTCCCGTGGAGCAGTTGTCCTCATTGCCCAGTTGTTAATCTTGTTCTGTGTTTCGACTGTGCATCATGTTAAAGTTGTACATGTGCTGTAAAATGTCTACTTCAACTATTGTGCAGTCTCAGAATGTAAAAAGCTAACGTACAAGTATCTATCTGAAGGTCtctgccccccaaaaaacctgaCGTTAATGTGTTTCTACTCAGCTTCTACTGCTCTTTACATAAACAACAATAAGCAAGAGAGCAACAGATTTGACTGTTTAACAAAATACTGCTTCAGGAATCACGTTGGCTCAGCATTGGGGATTTTGAGCACCATAAGGAAATCCCTGTTTTAAGGCGCTGCAGCATCATGAGGCCAACTTCACAGTTAAACCAGGATTGTCCATAGCGATCGGCCTGCAGCCAAAAGGTCACGTGTCCGGATATCAGCTGTCATCTCCAGGTGGCTCTCCGTTCACATGACGCCCAACCGTcacaaaattgtttttttgcagaGGGATTCCTTCCTCTAGACTGTCACCtgaaaagcaaataaaatgCAATTACATACAATGCAACCAgagtttaaagaaaataaaatctgtgcTCTTTGTTATAGTTTCAATCGTTGCTAAATATTCAAGTTTAATATGAGAATGCTCTTA is part of the Limanda limanda chromosome 9, fLimLim1.1, whole genome shotgun sequence genome and encodes:
- the psmd1 gene encoding 26S proteasome non-ATPase regulatory subunit 1 translates to MITSAAGIISLLDEEEPQLKEFALRKLDSIVNDFWAEISGSVDKIEVLYEDETFRSRAFAALVASKVFYHLGAFEDSLNYALGAGELFNVTDNSEYVETIIAKCIDHYTKLRVENAELPEEEEKKSIDPRLEGIVNKMFLRCLDDHKYKQAIGIALETRRLDMFEKTILESTDVSGLLAYSLKVCMSLMQNKKFRNEVLRVLVKLYMNLEKPDFINVCQCLIFLDDPQAVSDILEKLVKEDNLLMAYQICFDLYESASQQFLSSVIQNLRTVGTPIPAVPGSTNTGTVPTPDKDSDAMETDDKAGSSPAGKPVETKDEPKDQNAKMIKILSGEMAIELHLQFLIRNNNTDLMILKNTKDAVRNSVCHTATVIANSFMHTGTTSDQFLRENLEWLARATNWAKFTATASLGVIHKGHEKEALQLMATYLPKDTSPGSAYQEGGGLYALGLIHANHGGDIIDYLLSQLKNASNDIVRHGGALGLGLAALGTARQDVYDLLKSNLYQDDAVTGEAAGLALGLVMLGSKSAQAIEDMVGYAQETQHEKILRGLAVGIAMVMYGRMEEADALIESLCRDKDPILRRSGMYSVGMAYCGSGNNKAIRRLLHVAVSDVNDDVRRAAVESIGFILFRTPEQCPSVVSLLSESYNPHVRCGAAMALGICCAGTGNKEAINLLEPMTNDPVNYVRQGALISSALIMIQQSEVTCPKVNQFRQLYSKVINDKHDDVMAKFGAILAQGILDAGGRNVTISLQSRTGHTHMPTVVGLLVFTQFWFWFPLSHFLSLAFTPTAIIGLNKDLKMPKVQYRSNCKPSTFAYPPALEVPKEKEKEKVSTAVLSITAKAKKKEKEKKEKEEEKMEVEVQEGEKEKKDDEKEKEKEKEKVKENEKEKEKEKEKEKEKEKEKKKEAEPNFQLLENPARAMPAQLKVLNMPETCRYQPFKPLHTGGIIIMKDTSEEEEELVEPVSAHGPKIEEEEQEPEPPEPFEYIDE